TCTAACTTAAAGACATTGGAATAGTCAATAGAATATCGTGAAAGAATTCAAATAGTCAAAACTGTCCAGGAAAAAGGACAATTTTGACAAAAGAGGTAGAAATTTTTAAGTTTTACTTGCATTGATGATTGTCTGATTTATCGCCTAATAATGGGCCATTTTGCTGCAAAAAATTGCAAGTAAGAGTTATAAATAATCGCTATTATGACATAATAACTAGTGTATAAAAGTGAAAAGATGGTTGGCTAAATCTCTTGAAAAGGGGTGATGCCTGATGATTAATGGTTGTGTCCCTAGAAAGGAATAGAGTTGTCAGTATATGAAGCATTAACACTTGCGATTAGTCTTGCAATGTTAGTAGTTGCCATATTGAAATTTAATCAAAAAAAATAAACCATTTTTTTAACTTTAGTAGGTTAAAATGGTTTATTTTTACCGTTTGATCTATAGCCGCCAGCTTTTTACTGGTACTATCTACACTAGAGAGGTATGTTAACGCATATCTCTCTTTTCATTGTCATTATAACACGATTTTTTTAAGACGCTAACGAAGTTAGGGAATGAATTACCTCATTTGAAATAGTTTAGTAGCTAGAACAAAGTCAGTTCTCACCATAACGTTAAAAAGCATGCAGACATTTTCAAACATTCAACTTATTTTTAAGGGCCTCTGTCAGAGTCTGAGAAAAATTTATATTTTCTTTTTCAGCTAAGTCGTTGATCCATTCTGGAATCGATGTATTTTTTCTTACAGACTTTGAATGAAATTTTCTTCTATATTCATTTAAATCCAACGTGATCATTAAGACGAAATCAGTTTCATTGTCTAATTTTATTTTTCTTGGATCAGATGTGGTAGGCAATTCTATTTTATTATAGATGGCCAAACCCAAAGCTTCTTGAGCCATTTCTACAGCATGATCTATACCATTGCCGAATGTAATTACTTCTGGAACATCTGGAAATGTAACATTATAGCTATTTCCTTCTTGATTAAAAATTGCTGGGTATACAACTAGACTACTCATTTTAGTATTCCTCCTTACGCTGTGCTGAAACGATGGACAAATGAGGACTATTTAAGTCCTGCCTGTTTCCATATAGCATTTTCGGTTCCTATCGGTACATCTCCAGTGTGCACAGGAACTATTGTTGTGCAATGAGTGATTGGATTGTACATTTTTACGTGGCTGCCATTTTGATCAGTTTTAACAAATCCATTTTTTTTTAGAATTTTTATTATTTCCCTGGCTGACTTGGGCACACTACTAATCTCCTTTATGGATAATATGATACGCAATAATGCGCATTTATTCAACTGTTAGATCATGTATTTTCTTAGATCTTTTGGATAGAGTAAATCATTTTAGTTTAAAGAGAAATAGTTAGTTAACCTAATAATGCCGAATAGTCAAATAATTCTAAAAATCAGGCTAAATTTGATAAAAACATCAAGTTTCCTCAATCTTTTCTTGCCAATAGCAAAATTGAAGAGGTCAAAAAAATAAAAACCTAGAGGTGATTTCCTCTAGGTAGTGTTCTATTTCATAAACTTCACACTCTGAACAAACGCTTCTAACTCGTCTCTACGCTCGATATTGTGATTACATTTCTCACTATCATAGCAGATATAGTTTCCGCGCTTTGTATACATCCCATCACCGGATTCTTTCACCTTAGATAGAAACATCGCAACTTCTGACGTTTCATGACAAATCGGGCAGATACCCTTCTGAGTCGTAGGAGAAATCGTTCCGGAAACACCGACGAGCTGTCCGTCGATTGAAGCGATAATAAATTTTTGCTGTTTCCCGCTATCATTCCAGCTGTAAAAAGTATAATCTCTCAAGTCCATTGTTTCCCATTCTGGGATTTTCAATTTCTTGGTCTTTTTAAAGAGCTTTGTCAGTTGTTGTTTTGAAGGCGGATCAAAGGGAATAACCGCTTCTTTTAATCCTTCCAAATAATGTTCCAGTCTAGGCTTAGAAGTAGCAGCTTCTAAAAATCCATCTAATAATGGTTGTAACG
This sequence is a window from Enterococcus sp. 7F3_DIV0205. Protein-coding genes within it:
- a CDS encoding type II toxin-antitoxin system HicA family toxin; the encoded protein is MPKSAREIIKILKKNGFVKTDQNGSHVKMYNPITHCTTIVPVHTGDVPIGTENAIWKQAGLK
- a CDS encoding type II toxin-antitoxin system HicB family antitoxin; protein product: MSSLVVYPAIFNQEGNSYNVTFPDVPEVITFGNGIDHAVEMAQEALGLAIYNKIELPTTSDPRKIKLDNETDFVLMITLDLNEYRRKFHSKSVRKNTSIPEWINDLAEKENINFSQTLTEALKNKLNV
- a CDS encoding FusB/FusC family EF-G-binding protein; the encoded protein is MNTKIQPYQFNFIRKQANILLQAHLSVNDKNTIKTLQAIVLEKINEQFGTDKDALQPLLDGFLEAATSKPRLEHYLEGLKEAVIPFDPPSKQQLTKLFKKTKKLKIPEWETMDLRDYTFYSWNDSGKQQKFIIASIDGQLVGVSGTISPTTQKGICPICHETSEVAMFLSKVKESGDGMYTKRGNYICYDSEKCNHNIERRDELEAFVQSVKFMK
- a CDS encoding putative holin-like toxin, yielding MSVYEALTLAISLAMLVVAILKFNQKK